A window of the Coprobacter fastidiosus genome harbors these coding sequences:
- a CDS encoding flavodoxin, with the protein MTGCDIVEIEVEEPYSSVYNEVTARARQELDNDIRPALVTQVENIDEYDTLIVETPIWSSRLAPPVKSFLVIK; encoded by the coding sequence CTGACGGGCTGCGACATTGTAGAAATAGAAGTCGAAGAACCTTATTCTTCGGTATATAATGAAGTTACAGCACGTGCCCGGCAAGAATTGGATAATGATATTCGTCCGGCATTGGTTACACAAGTCGAAAATATCGATGAATACGATACACTGATTGTCGAAACTCCTATTTGGAGCAGTCGGCTTGCTCCTCCTGTAAAAAGTTTCTTGGTTATAAAATGA